One window of Cryobacterium arcticum genomic DNA carries:
- a CDS encoding putative bifunctional diguanylate cyclase/phosphodiesterase, whose protein sequence is MSELSIDAEAAPAGERDVAGLLLDVARRLGDSVSVHGVSTVIADAAPEVVGSDRSVVVLWDEAGEQFFMSATSRWPGELVDNLNAWVGTPDDSPDLKRIMQSGRPALLHEGSRSAWVDSLLNDFNITAFAVTPIMVNGRFMGLIAVHWAGSRAPRTLSTSCADRLTGLASMAGIALNGQLLLEDNEWSVGHDELTGLLNRNAFRRHAIEVLQDEPTAPVTVLACVIDRFDRVATVFAQDAIDSILREVSDRLRATVGDRAIIACYSGDEFLFMLPNTAQNAGDGVISRIKTQMALPFAVGNRDIHLDLLIGRAVSEGDGAADPLIVAQTLVTEAEADLRVRKNARPPVHINPPVDDELQLDADLRWAANNGEIVAAYQPQIDLASGRTVGVEALARWNHPKHGAISPAQFIPLAEANGTIVQIGRAMLAHACRDAAAWLRSGHRLVTSVNVSAVQLELDYCVPYVRALLEEFSLPPELLTIEITESGAVRDLSDAQDQLRALRNLGVGISIDDFGTGFSSLTQLNMLPVTELKIDMSFVQGIDGGGHHIVAGVVGFARGLELEVVAEGVETDRQLEVLRELGCDRGQGYLWSRPTDFQGVCVFLGDEL, encoded by the coding sequence GTGAGCGAACTCAGCATCGACGCTGAGGCGGCGCCCGCGGGTGAACGCGATGTCGCTGGACTTCTGCTCGACGTTGCGCGCCGGTTGGGCGACAGCGTGTCTGTTCATGGGGTGTCGACGGTCATCGCGGATGCCGCGCCCGAGGTGGTCGGCAGTGATCGGTCCGTTGTCGTGCTCTGGGATGAAGCGGGCGAACAATTCTTCATGTCGGCGACCTCGCGGTGGCCGGGTGAACTAGTTGACAACCTGAATGCGTGGGTGGGCACGCCAGACGACAGCCCCGACCTCAAGCGAATCATGCAGAGTGGCCGACCGGCGTTGCTTCACGAGGGCAGCCGGTCCGCGTGGGTGGATTCGTTGCTCAACGATTTCAACATCACCGCGTTCGCCGTTACACCGATCATGGTGAATGGACGTTTCATGGGGCTCATCGCGGTCCACTGGGCTGGAAGCCGTGCGCCTCGTACCCTCAGCACTTCATGTGCCGACCGGCTGACGGGTCTGGCGAGCATGGCGGGCATTGCGCTGAACGGCCAGCTGCTCCTCGAGGACAACGAGTGGAGTGTCGGCCATGATGAGTTGACAGGGTTGCTGAATCGCAACGCTTTCCGAAGGCACGCGATCGAAGTGCTCCAGGACGAACCGACGGCACCAGTTACGGTACTTGCCTGTGTCATCGATCGCTTTGATCGGGTCGCCACGGTGTTTGCTCAGGATGCGATCGATTCGATCCTCCGCGAGGTGAGCGATCGGCTGAGGGCCACAGTCGGCGACCGTGCGATCATCGCTTGTTACTCGGGCGATGAGTTTCTTTTTATGCTGCCGAACACGGCCCAGAATGCCGGGGACGGAGTGATTTCGCGGATCAAAACGCAGATGGCGTTGCCGTTCGCTGTGGGGAACCGGGACATCCACCTCGATCTGCTCATCGGGCGTGCCGTTAGCGAGGGCGACGGCGCGGCGGATCCTCTGATTGTGGCGCAGACGCTTGTGACTGAAGCGGAGGCAGATCTGCGTGTGCGCAAGAATGCCCGACCACCCGTTCACATCAACCCTCCAGTTGACGACGAGCTTCAGCTTGATGCCGACCTCCGGTGGGCGGCGAATAACGGCGAGATTGTGGCCGCGTATCAGCCGCAGATTGATCTGGCGTCGGGCCGAACGGTCGGTGTTGAGGCCCTCGCGCGATGGAACCATCCCAAGCACGGGGCAATCTCACCAGCGCAGTTCATCCCGTTGGCCGAAGCGAACGGCACGATCGTGCAGATCGGCAGAGCGATGCTTGCGCATGCGTGTCGTGATGCTGCTGCCTGGCTGCGGAGCGGTCACCGGCTCGTGACTTCGGTCAATGTCTCGGCGGTACAGCTTGAGCTGGATTACTGCGTGCCATATGTTCGTGCCCTGCTCGAGGAATTCAGCCTGCCGCCGGAACTGCTCACGATCGAGATAACGGAATCCGGGGCGGTGAGGGATCTTAGTGATGCCCAGGACCAGTTGCGGGCGTTGCGCAACCTCGGCGTGGGGATCTCCATCGACGACTTCGGCACGGGTTTCTCGTCGCTGACACAGTTGAACATGCTGCCGGTGACTGAGCTCAAGATCGACATGTCGTTTGTGCAGGGCATCGATGGGGGCGGGCACCACATCGTCGCTGGGGTTGTCGGGTTCGCGCGTGGGCTGGAGTTGGAGGTCGTGGCGGAGGGCGTCGAGACGGACCGGCAGCTTGAGGTGCTCCGCGAACTCGGCTGTGACCGTGGACAGGGGTACCTGTGGTCGCGACCCACCGACTTTCAGGGCGTGTGCGTGTTTCTGGGTGATGAGTTGTAG
- a CDS encoding bile acid:sodium symporter produces the protein MTATSGQSVLINGFGVLFVILNAFGLGLRLPVGKLLAQALAHWKIAVWALAINFVIIPLLFIGYLLTIASSIPGEIKVGFCVAALCAGMPFAPLLARLAKADVSIATTLLVVLTVATVIALPLGLPLAIDAVDAQLKVSFWGVAWPLLLFLLYRWSSGAPSGSGGPT, from the coding sequence ATGACGGCCACGTCCGGTCAGAGCGTCCTGATCAATGGGTTCGGGGTGCTCTTCGTGATATTGAATGCGTTCGGGTTGGGCCTCAGGCTTCCGGTCGGCAAGTTGCTGGCACAGGCCCTTGCCCATTGGAAGATTGCCGTCTGGGCGTTGGCGATCAATTTCGTCATCATCCCGCTCCTGTTCATCGGCTATTTGCTGACGATAGCCTCGTCCATTCCAGGAGAGATCAAAGTCGGATTCTGTGTTGCAGCCCTGTGTGCAGGTATGCCCTTCGCCCCTCTCCTCGCCCGGTTGGCGAAGGCCGATGTGAGCATAGCCACCACACTGCTGGTGGTCTTGACTGTCGCGACCGTCATAGCCCTCCCGCTCGGGTTGCCCCTCGCCATCGATGCGGTTGACGCGCAACTCAAGGTCTCGTTCTGGGGTGTTGCTTGGCCGCTGCTGCTCTTTTTGCTTTACCGCTGGTCCTCGGGTGCGCCTTCAGGGTCTGGTGGCCCGACCTGA
- a CDS encoding aldo/keto reductase — MSTPTIRAVSLPDAGTVPALGLGTWYMGERPDRRPTELAALRTGIENGLTLIDTAEMYGDGAAEELVSEAIAGQRDSIYLVSKVVPSHATRRGTVEACQASLRRLGTDYLDMYLLHWRGRVPLAETVAGFEELVQAGLIRSWGVSNFDTDDLDQLASVPGGARAQTDQVLYNLARRGPEYDLLPRCRQAGIPLMAYSPVDHGRLLEHPTVRDMAGAKEVTPAQLALAWVLRLPEVFAIVKASTPARVAENRAAIEISFSTNELKQLDQIFPPPSSKEPLEML, encoded by the coding sequence ATGAGTACACCAACCATCCGTGCCGTGTCTCTGCCCGACGCAGGCACCGTCCCGGCCCTGGGTCTGGGCACCTGGTACATGGGCGAGCGACCCGACCGGCGCCCGACGGAGTTAGCCGCCCTGCGCACAGGCATCGAGAACGGCTTGACGCTGATCGACACTGCCGAGATGTACGGCGACGGCGCCGCCGAGGAGCTCGTCAGTGAGGCTATCGCGGGACAGCGAGACAGTATCTACCTCGTCAGCAAGGTCGTGCCCAGCCACGCCACACGACGAGGGACGGTGGAAGCCTGCCAGGCCAGTCTGCGGCGGTTGGGCACCGACTACCTCGACATGTACCTGCTGCACTGGCGCGGACGAGTGCCGCTGGCCGAAACGGTGGCGGGGTTCGAAGAACTAGTGCAGGCGGGGCTGATACGCAGCTGGGGCGTCAGCAATTTCGACACCGATGACCTCGACCAACTGGCCTCGGTGCCGGGCGGAGCGCGGGCGCAGACCGATCAGGTGCTCTACAACCTCGCCCGCCGCGGACCTGAGTACGACCTTCTTCCGAGATGCCGCCAGGCTGGGATTCCGTTGATGGCCTACTCCCCGGTCGACCACGGCCGATTGCTCGAACACCCCACGGTCCGCGACATGGCCGGCGCAAAGGAAGTAACCCCAGCTCAGTTGGCGCTGGCCTGGGTGCTTAGACTTCCCGAAGTCTTTGCCATCGTGAAAGCCTCCACTCCGGCACGCGTGGCGGAGAATCGCGCCGCGATAGAGATCAGCTTCAGTACCAACGAGCTGAAACAGCTCGACCAGATCTTCCCACCGCCGTCTAGCAAGGAGCCGCTGGAAATGCTCTGA
- a CDS encoding putative quinol monooxygenase, whose product MLTKALLVRLEALPGKELELSDFLKNARAIVMDEPGTVAWFAIQFGPSTFGVYDVFPDDEARDAHLAGGVGQALGPNTGVLFSEPQIEKIDILAEKVPG is encoded by the coding sequence ATGTTGACCAAAGCCCTCTTGGTGCGTCTCGAGGCCCTGCCGGGCAAGGAGTTAGAACTGTCCGACTTCCTCAAGAATGCACGTGCGATCGTGATGGATGAACCGGGCACCGTCGCCTGGTTCGCCATCCAGTTCGGCCCGTCGACCTTCGGCGTGTACGACGTCTTCCCCGATGACGAAGCGCGCGATGCCCACCTCGCCGGGGGTGTCGGCCAAGCACTCGGGCCGAACACCGGAGTCCTGTTCTCCGAACCGCAGATCGAGAAGATCGACATTCTCGCCGAGAAGGTCCCGGGCTAG